AGTGGATAAATCGTTTTTGCACCAAATGAATTTTATAAACTGGGAAAATGCAATAGAGCTTAAAGAAACTAATAACGCTGAAGTTTATTGTAATAACTTTATGAAAAATAATATAGGTGTTAAACTAATCAATGCAGAAGCATTTTTGAAAGAGAATAATTTTGAAAGTAATAATTATGCAATTGATGCAAGTCAAGGAGTTGCTTTTGCCGAACATAATTATTGGGGAGCATCTGATGGATCTATTACTTATGGAGGTTCTGGAGATGCTTTTTTAGGAAATGTAAAAGAAACAGAGTTCTTACAACAACCTAGCAAATGCCAAAAAGGTGAGGTAAAAAATACACCTTACTCCACTACTACTCAACAAAAAAACAAAATGGCAGTACGTAGTCTTGAGAAAGTTGAAATAAAAGCCTTTCCTAATCCTACTTCCTCTAAGTTTACATTACAGATTGATAATATGGGATATCAAGAGAAAGTACAAATTCGAATTATAGATGTTTTGGGAAGAGAATTACATCAAGAAGAACATTATAATCAAAGAAATAATTTATCTATTAGTATAGATTTGAAAAAACAAAAAACAGGAGTATATTTTATAGAAATATTTACTACTACCAAACGAATAATCAAAGTAGTTAAAGAATAAATTTAGAACTATCTATTTATCAAACATTTCCTATATCAAAACTTGATATAGGAAGTGTTTGATAAATCAATGTAAAAAACATCTTAGGGACAAGCTACAATACGTTGTGCCATTCTGAAAAGTCCTACATCCAAACCAAGATTTGATTTTTGAGCAGCTTCAATATTGAGTTCGAAACGGTAGGGTTTCTTATCTACTGTTACAAAATTAATGATTCCACATTGTTCTATAAAGCCTTTTAAATTATCTCCGATAGTAAGTGTTGGATATCTTCTGAAATAATCTAAAATATCAGTTAGTTTGCTTTGCTCAGATTGACTGATATAAATCACTTGACAGCCCCACAAATCAGAAGCATTTTTCTTTCTGCGAACACGCAAACCACGTCCATTTATTTTGTAGTGCATAAGAAAAGATTCTAATTCGTCACCAAAAGGGTCATCACCTAAGATTCCGATTTGTATCATTTCTTTTGGACTCTTAAAAGCCTCAGGGGGAAATTTTGTGTGTTCAATAAAATGAACAATCAAAGCAATTTTTACTTTTGTCGCTGAGTATTGTGCTTTAGAAGGCAAAGTAATAAAGCTAAATAAAAGACTCAGTAGAAAGATAAATATAGTTTTTGATAGAAATTTAGTAATCAAATTTGTTTTATGTAGTTTCTGAGAAAGTAATTTTATAAACATCGAATAAACTTAAAAGAGTAGAAATAAACTTAAATAGGCAAAAAATGGACTACTTTTTACACAAAGCATACGACAACAAAAAATGAAGATGGATAGCAAAATTATGCAATTATTTTTAATCTTAGTGCAATCGCTGTGTAATTTAAACTATAAACGCTTCTGCTACAAATAAAATATACAATGACTTAAAAAATTGTGCAATTTTTAATTTTTTTTTAAGTCATCAAGGTTATAATTTTCATATTTAAATTATTCTTTAAATGAGAAAAATTCTACTATTTCACAATTTTATAGATGGAGTTTTCTAAAAATTAACTATTAATATTTCTTACAAAGCAAAAAAGTCATCAACAAAACAAATTTGCTGATGACTTTTTTTATTCTTTTTAAAAATGCTAAAAATTACTTTTTCAAAACTACTTTTTTATAGAAAATTCCTTTTTGAGAAATGATTTTCACAAAATAAATTCCGTTACTCAAGTTATTCAAATCAAGAGTGATTTTATCAGAATTGATGATTTTTGTTGTTTGTAGTTCCATTCCCAAAGCATTTACTAAAGTTACTTCACTTGCATTCAAAATTGTATTCAATTCTATATTCAATAAAGAAGTAGTCGGATTTGGATATATTTTGATGTAATTAGCCTTGATAAAATCATCATTAGATAGAATCCTATCTATTGTAAATGGCTCAGAAGTAATAGATGTATCTCCACTAGAAATAACGACTGTATAAACTCCAATTCTATTTTGTAGAGTTTCTAAGTTTAATGTTGGGTTTGTTTGCCCAGTTATCAAAACGCCATCTCTGTACCATTGATAAGTAACTTTTCCAGTCGGAACAGATAATATATTTTCATTTTCATCAAAGTTAATATCAAACTTATAATTTTTATTTGTAGACTGTACAACCACAGTATCTTGTTTTGCCTCTCCACAAATTGCTACTCTCCAAATGAGCTTAGTAGGAAAAGGTAAAAGCCCTGTCACTTTACTATTATTTTTAGAAGGATTTTCTAACTCTCCAAAACCTGAAACTAACATCCAAATTCCACTTATTCCCATGTTTTGTGCAGCAAGAGTTACTGTAGAATTTGATGTTTCTATATCTGCTCCTGCATTAGCAACGATTTCAGAGTTAGAGTCTGAACAGTTGAAGACAGGTAAGTTCAAGTTAGAATTTGTAAGTGGAAGAACAGCAACTTTATTAGAAATTGTATTTGTAATAATTGGCGAGTTAAAATCAAAATAAATTGCAGCACGGTTTTTTATGACCGTTCCGATACGGTTATTTGCCTTTTGTTTGATTTTGAACTTAATAAATCCGTGAGAAGCTGGTTCGTTCGAATTACTATCTGGAAGGTTAATATTATCAAACTCAAAACGCAAGACACGAGTATCAGCATCGCCATCAATTATAAAGTTATAATTGTGCGAAACCATTCCCAAACGAATTGTTTCTATGTCTAAAAAATCAGAAAGCGTATCCAAAACTACAATATTTACAGCTTCAATTGTTCCTGTGTTTTGAAAACGAATGGTATAATCTAATTCAGTAGTTTTTTCAATTAAGTTTTGATTTGTCAAGCCAAACGGAACAACTTGTTTGTCATTAGGATCATAACTATCCAAAATTTCAGAACACGAAGTTTCCGAACGCACTCCACCATCATTTTGAGGAAGTGCAACTCCAGATTCTTGAACAGGAGCAACACTTACAGTAGGATTAGGGTTTTCAGCTTTTGTCTTGTAAGGAATAGCAACTTGACAGCCTTCCACAAAAGCAGAAATAGGGTCGTGATTTTGAGGAAATAATTCCATTCTCATCGTCATTCCATTGGTAAATACCTCAATTTCTACCTCTCCGTTAGCAGGAAGTAATGTGTTTGCTTCTTTGAAAACTTGTGAGTTGGCATACAAACGATACGGAATAGAATCAGTAGCTGTATTTGTTAGATTTTTGATGGTATAACGAGCAATTCCACCACCAACACAACGTCCAGAAATTTCATATTTGTTTTCATTATCTGTCCAGCTTTGACAACTGTTAGCAGGAGAAATAGTAGCTTTTACGCATTGAGTAAGACCTCTTATTGCTTCAATTCCACAAATAACAGAATCTTGAAAAACAATTTTTTCAGAATTTCTAGCAGCCAAACTACCAATATCGAAGAAATAGCTATTTCCTTCTTTCCTAGTCCAAGTAGGAGAACTAGAAACAGGAAAAATATAATCTGGGTATTCTACTTTTACTTCTACATTTTGTGCAGTTGCAAAACCTTTGTTTTGATATTCTACTGTTGTACTGCTCATAAAACATCTTCTTCGACGTGCATTTGTAATATCAACAGTAAGGTAAGAACATGGTAGAACTTTAAATCCAAAGTTTAAGTCTTCTGGGTTTAATACTCTTCCGTTTTCTATTTCTATCTCTTTTACAGAATCACATTTATTGGTGCTAAAGATTCTATAATATTCTGAGTCAAGAGGTTTTGCTTCTAATACTAAAGCTGTACTGTCTTGTAGTGTCAGCCTATATAATCCATTATTATTTGATACAGTATATTTTCCTTGATTGGATTTAATGAGTATCTTAGGAAAGACAGTTTCGTTACCATCATAATAACAGTTGGCAGCATTTTCAATAAATGTATTTCCTTTTATTTTTGCATAAGGAGCTTTATCTCCAAAAGTTAGCAGCGTACTGGCATCAGAGTTGGAATTTCGTCTTGGAATAAATACGCCATTGATAGTTGTATCTTTTTGCATATTAACTATTGCATATATTTTCCCTTTATTTCCTATAGTTATTTCTCCTTGTCCAACAGCATAACGTTCGAAACCGTTTGAATTTTTAAAATAAAAGAATGGAGTAATTACGCCATTTTCTATTTTTGCTAGATAACGATCAGCATACGTATAAAAATAGTCATACTGTTTGTTGATTACCATTCTTCTAGTAGAATAATTAGCTACTGTATTTCTCAAATCTACTTCAGACTCTAAAAAATTTACCTCTTTATCTAGTTTTAATAAAACAGTTTCTCCTATGACACTAGTATTATTTAGTTCTGAAGACACATCTACCTCTCCGTACATATAGATATTATCTTCTTGATCCAAGTCTACAGTAGTGTGCGTATATACTTTAGTATATAAATGTCCATTGACTCCACCAAAACTTCTATTGCCTGAATATGCTTTCAATATGTCAGGCGTATCTTTAGCAAATAATCTTTGTCCTCGCTTATCAAACTTGACAATAATAATATTAGGATCATATTCTGTAGTCGAAAAATCACTTGTTACTCTAGTGCTTATTACCTCTTTATCAGCGAACTCAAAACTACCACTAGCAGCTAAAGCATAAAGTACATTTCCTTTACTATCTACCCTTACATTGTTTGTGTTGACAGCTTTATGACCACCTCTGCCACTTAATATTCCTTCATCTGGCATCATCGTTCTGTACCATATCAGATTACCAGCTGTACTAAACTTTAGAAACAACATTCCTGTAAGATAATAAATGTTGTTTCCGTTAATAGGTAAATTTATTGTTGTACTTCCTATCTTTATAGGTGGACTAGTGTGCGATACGACGGATATGGCAGTATAAAAATTTCCTT
This is a stretch of genomic DNA from Bernardetia sp. MNP-M8. It encodes these proteins:
- a CDS encoding T9SS type A sorting domain-containing protein, which translates into the protein MKQNFTVICIIILAFFSITERTSAQELESAMEMYIGSESGEIVQNSKLNIVKAIPLSDDSKVITGTYIVPNDQAGKIYGSTFIYEEELGAGGFFVARISKDNNLLWIKTVVTDTLNPSNYKERYVDIDVSKQNEIYLNWVAGIGKPLTIEGTVYESVDNLFIKYNIEGEIIWQRGYDFKATDVVKVSSSPNNMIKVDEEGNFYTAISVVSHTSPPIKIGSTTINLPINGNNIYYLTGMLFLKFSTAGNLIWYRTMMPDEGILSGRGGHKAVNTNNVRVDSKGNVLYALAASGSFEFADKEVISTRVTSDFSTTEYDPNIIIVKFDKRGQRLFAKDTPDILKAYSGNRSFGGVNGHLYTKVYTHTTVDLDQEDNIYMYGEVDVSSELNNTSVIGETVLLKLDKEVNFLESEVDLRNTVANYSTRRMVINKQYDYFYTYADRYLAKIENGVITPFFYFKNSNGFERYAVGQGEITIGNKGKIYAIVNMQKDTTINGVFIPRRNSNSDASTLLTFGDKAPYAKIKGNTFIENAANCYYDGNETVFPKILIKSNQGKYTVSNNNGLYRLTLQDSTALVLEAKPLDSEYYRIFSTNKCDSVKEIEIENGRVLNPEDLNFGFKVLPCSYLTVDITNARRRRCFMSSTTVEYQNKGFATAQNVEVKVEYPDYIFPVSSSPTWTRKEGNSYFFDIGSLAARNSEKIVFQDSVICGIEAIRGLTQCVKATISPANSCQSWTDNENKYEISGRCVGGGIARYTIKNLTNTATDSIPYRLYANSQVFKEANTLLPANGEVEIEVFTNGMTMRMELFPQNHDPISAFVEGCQVAIPYKTKAENPNPTVSVAPVQESGVALPQNDGGVRSETSCSEILDSYDPNDKQVVPFGLTNQNLIEKTTELDYTIRFQNTGTIEAVNIVVLDTLSDFLDIETIRLGMVSHNYNFIIDGDADTRVLRFEFDNINLPDSNSNEPASHGFIKFKIKQKANNRIGTVIKNRAAIYFDFNSPIITNTISNKVAVLPLTNSNLNLPVFNCSDSNSEIVANAGADIETSNSTVTLAAQNMGISGIWMLVSGFGELENPSKNNSKVTGLLPFPTKLIWRVAICGEAKQDTVVVQSTNKNYKFDINFDENENILSVPTGKVTYQWYRDGVLITGQTNPTLNLETLQNRIGVYTVVISSGDTSITSEPFTIDRILSNDDFIKANYIKIYPNPTTSLLNIELNTILNASEVTLVNALGMELQTTKIINSDKITLDLNNLSNGIYFVKIISQKGIFYKKVVLKK
- a CDS encoding YfiR family protein; its protein translation is MPSKAQYSATKVKIALIVHFIEHTKFPPEAFKSPKEMIQIGILGDDPFGDELESFLMHYKINGRGLRVRRKKNASDLWGCQVIYISQSEQSKLTDILDYFRRYPTLTIGDNLKGFIEQCGIINFVTVDKKPYRFELNIEAAQKSNLGLDVGLFRMAQRIVACP